In Streptomyces sp. SID8374, one genomic interval encodes:
- the chpH gene encoding chaplin ChpH, whose protein sequence is MIKKVVAVAAATGGLVLAGAGMASADAGAQGAAIGSPGVLSGNVVQVPVHVPINLCGNTVSVIGLLNPAFGNTCVNA, encoded by the coding sequence ATGATCAAGAAGGTCGTCGCAGTTGCGGCTGCCACCGGTGGCCTCGTTCTCGCGGGTGCGGGCATGGCTTCCGCCGACGCGGGCGCCCAGGGTGCGGCCATCGGCAGCCCCGGCGTGCTCTCCGGCAACGTCGTCCAGGTCCCGGTCCACGTGCCGATCAACCTGTGCGGCAACACGGTCTCCGTGATCGGGCTGCTGAACCCCGCCTTCGGCAACACCTGCGTCAACGCCTGA